One genomic region from Phocoena sinus isolate mPhoSin1 chromosome 3, mPhoSin1.pri, whole genome shotgun sequence encodes:
- the CILP2 gene encoding cartilage intermediate layer protein 2, with protein sequence MDFLLASEKTGARRVEGRFKLQARFQEALPDVENRGWAKEGTSSRRRGDAGQPEGGAPAAARPAGVRPECTAELGPSLRLSDLAMASLQILLCLCVAAAHLAGTRGTTTPEEPMVTAWGLEGSWLHPGQPSPALEDWEEASEWTSWFNVDHPGGDGDFESLAAIRFYYGPARVCPRPLALEARTTDWALPSDVGERVHLNPTRGFWCLNREQPRGRRCSNYHVRFRCPLEATWGAWGPWGPCSGSCGPGRRLRRRRCPSPAADACPGRPLEAQKCVRPTCPGMAQAQANSSISAVVTVVLNKLEKPYLVKHPESRVREAGQNVTFCCKALGTPMPKKYSWFHNGTLLDRRTHRYGTHLELHGLHPDQAGTYHCKAWNDAGAVRSGTAQLTVLAPGQPACDPQPREHLIKLPDDCGQPGSGPIYLDVGLCPDTLCPSPAGSSPRCGDAGSRCCSVHRLESRKIHCSGYILPVKIVAECGCRKCLPPRGLIRGRVVAAESREPLCFARILLGREPIGFTSYQGDFTIEVAPSTQRLVITFVDPSGQFVDTVRVLPFDPQGAGVYHEVKAMRKKAPVILDASQSNTISLGELEDEAPLGELVIPPRAFRRADGEPYAGAVEARVTFVDPRNVTSAAAAPTDLRFVDSDGELAPLRTYGMFSVDLRAAGSAEQLQTGPVAVRVAASQIRMAGHVEALKLWSLNPDTGLWEEESGFQRERSAASRVRREERVFLVGNVEIRERRLFNLDVPERRRCLVKVRAYANDKFNPNEQVEGVVVTLVNLEPAPGFSANPRAWGRFDSAVTGPNGACLPAFCDADRPDGYTALVTATLGGEELEPAASRPRPRPATVGVAQPYLDKLGYRRTDHDDPSLKRNGFRINLAKPRSGDPAEANGPVYPWRNLRECQEAPVTASHFRFARVEMDKYEYNVVPFREGVPASWTGDLLAWWPNPQEFRACFLKVKIQGPQEYMVRSHNSGGSHPRTRGQLYGLRDDRSVRDPQRPSTSAACVEFKCSGMLFDQRQVDRTLVTIMPQGSCRRVAVNGLLQDYLTRHPPAAPADDLAVFSMLAPLDPLGHNYGVYTVTDQSPRLAKEIAIGRCFDGSSDGFSREMKADAGTAVTFQCRERPEGRPSLFQRLLESPLAALGDIRREMGEVGRAQARASGPLRTRRGRVQQ encoded by the exons ATGGACTTCTTGCTGGCCTCGGAGAAAACTGGAGCCAGAAGAGTGGAGGGTAGATTCAAG CTTCAGGCTCGATTCCAGGAGGCACTTCCCGACGTGGAGAACAGAGGGTGGGCTAAGGAGGGGACTTCCAGCCGGCGACGAGGGGACGCAGGCCAGCCCGAGGGCGGAG CCCCAGCAGCCGCCAGACCCGCGGGAGTCCGACCCGAGTGCACAGCGGAGCTGGGACCCTCCCTCCGACTTTCGGACCTGGCCATGGCGTCACTGCAGATACTGCTCTGCCTCTGTGTCGCCGCCGCGCACCTGGCGGGGACCCGAG GCACCACCACCCCTGAGGAGCCCATGGTGACTGCGTGGGGCCTTGAAGGTTCATGGCTGCACCCTGGCCAGCCCTCACCAGCCCTGGAGGACTGGGAAG AGGCCAGCGAGTGGACGTCCTGGTTCAACGTCGACCACCCGGGAGGCGACGGTGACTTCGAGAGCTTGGCTGCGATCCGCTTCTATTACGGGCCGGCGCGCGTGTGCCCGCGGCCGCTGGCGCTGGAGGCGCGCACCACAGACTGGGCCCTGCCGTCAGACGTCGGCGAGCGCGTACACTTGAACCCCACGCGAGGTTTCTGGTGCCTCAACCGCGAGCAGCCCCGAGGCCGCCGCTGCTCCAACTACCACGTGCGCTTCCGCTGCCCGCTCG aggCCACGTGGGGTGCGTGGGGCCCGTGGGGTCCTTGTTCGGGGAGCTGCGGGCCAGGCCGTCGCTtgcgccgccgccgctgcccaAGCCCTGCTGCGGATGCGTGTCCTGGGCGTCCCCTGGAGGCGCAGAAGTGTGTGAGGCCTACATGTCCAG GCatggcccaggcccaggccaacAGCTCCATCTCTGCTGTGGTCACTGTTGTCCTTAATAAGTTGG AGAAGCCCTATCTGGTGAAGCACCCTGAGTCCCGAGTTCGAGAGGCTGGCCAGAATGTGACCTTCTGCTGCAAAGCCTTGGGCACCCCCATGCCCAAGAAATACTCCTG GTTCCACAACGGGACCCTGCTGGACAGGCGAACGCACAGGTACGGGACCCACCTGGAGCTGCATGGGCTTCACCCAGACCAGGCAGGCACCTATCACTGCAAAGCGTGGAATGATGCCGGGGCCGTGCGATCGGGCACTGCCCAACTCACCGTGCTTG CCCCAGGCCAGCCAGCCTGTGACCCCCAGCCCCGAGAACACCTGATCAAGCTTCCAGACGACTGTGGTCAGCCAGGCAGCGGCCCCATCTACCTGGACGTAGGCCTTTGCCCTGacaccctctgccccagccctgcaggcTCGAGCCCCCGATGTGGGGATGCAGGATCCCGCTGCTGCTCGGTGCACCGGCTGGAGAGCAGGAAGATCCACTGCTCTGGCTACATCCTCCCAGTAAAGATAGTGGCTGAATGTGGCTGCCGGAAATGTCTGCCCCCTCGGGGGCTGATCCGGGGACGTGTGGTGGCCGCTGAGTCTAGGGAGCCCTTGTGCTTTGCTCGGATCCTCCTGGGCCGGGAGCCCATTGGCTTCACATCCTACCAGGGTGACTTCACCATTGAGGTGGCACCTTCCACTCAGCGGCTGGTGATTACTTTCGTGGACCCCAGTGGCCAGTTCGTGGACACTGTCAGGGTCCTGCCTTTTGACCCTCAAGGTGCGGGCGTGTACCATGAGGTCAAGGCCATGCGCAAGAAAGCCCCTGTCATCTTAGATGCCAGCCAGAGCAACACGATATCCCTCGGGGAGCTGGAGGACGAAGCCCCCTTAGGCGAGCTGGTCATCCCGCCGAGAGCCTTCCGCAGAGCTGATGGTGAACCCTATGCAGGGGCTGTGGAGGCCCGGGTGACATTTGTTGACCCCCGAAATGTCACCTCGGCGGCTGCGGCCCCCACTGACCTGCGATTTGTGGACAGTGACGGGGAGTTGGCTCCACTGCGCACCTACGGCATGTTCTCGGTGGACCTCCGTGCTGCCGGCTCCGCAGAGCAGCTGCAGACCGGGCCGGTGGCCGTGCGTGTGGCCGCCAGCCAGATCCGAATGGCCGGCCACGTGGAGGCCCTGAAGCTGTGGTCGCTGAACCCTGACACGGGCTTGTGGGAAGAGGAGAGCGGCTTCCAGCGTGAGAGGTCGGCGGCCTCACGGGTCCGCCGGGAGGAGCGGGTCTTCCTGGTGGGCAACGTGGAGATCCGGGAGCGGCGTCTGTTCAACCTGGACGTGCCTGAGCGCCGCCGCTGCTTGGTGAAGGTGCGCGCCTACGCCAACGACAAGTTCAACCCCAACGAGCAGGTGGAGGGCGTGGTGGTCACGCTGGTCAACCTGGAGCCTGCCCCCGGCTTCTCGGCCAACCCCCGCGCCTGGGGCCGCTTCGACAGCGCCGTCACTGGTCCCAACGGGGCCTGCCTCCCCGCCTTCTGCGATGCTGACCGGCCAGACGGCTACACCGCCCTGGTCACGGCCACCCTGGGCGGGGAGGAGCTGGAGCCCGCCGCATCCCGGCCCCGCCCACGCCCGGCCACCGTGGGCGTGGCCCAGCCCTACCTAGACAAGCTGGGTTACCGCCGCACCGACCACGATGACCCCTCCCTCAAACGCAATGGCTTCCGCATCAACCTCGCCAAACCCAGGTCCGGCGACCCCGCCGAGGCCAACGGCCCCGTGTACCCGTGGCGCAACCTGCGGGAGTGTCAGGAGGCCCCGGTGACCGCCAGCCACTTCCGCTTTGCTCGCGTGGAGATGGACAAATACGAGTATAACGTGGTCCCCTTCCGCGAGGGCGTGCCGGCCTCCTGGACTGGAGATCTCCTGGCCTGGTGGCCCAACCCGCAGGAGTTCAGAGCCTGCTTCCTCAAGGTGAAGATCCAGGGTCCCCAGGAATACATGGTCCGCTCCCACAATTCGGGGGGCAGCCACCCTCGGACCCGGGGCCAGCTCTACGGTCTGCGGGATGACCGGAGTGTCCGAGATCCCCAGCGCCCTAGCACATCTGCCGCCTGCGTGGAGTTCAAGTGCAGCGGGATGCTGTTCGACCAGCGTCAGGTGGACAGGACGCTGGTGACCATCATGCCCCAGGGCAGCTGCCGGCGCGTGGCGGTCAACGGACTCCTGCAGGATTACTTGACCCGGCACCCCCCTGCTGCACCTGCCGATGACCTGGCTGTCTTCTCCATGCTGGCCCCGCTGGACCCTCTGGGTCACAACTATGGTGTCTATACAGTCACTGACCAGAGCCCAAGGCTGGCCAAGGAGATTGCCATCGGCCGCTGCTTCGATGGCTCCTCTGATGGCTTCTCCAGGGAGATGAAGGCCGATGCTGGCACAGCCGTCACCTTTCAGTGCCGGGAGAGACCAGAGGGCCGGCCGAGCCTCTTCCAGAGGCTGCTGGAGTCCCCATTGGCAGCTCTTGGTGACATCCGCAGGGAGATGGGTGAGGTGGGCCGGGCACAGGCACGAGCCTCAGGTCCCCTGCGCACCCGCCGTGGCAGGGTCCAGCAGTGA
- the YJEFN3 gene encoding yjeF N-terminal domain-containing protein 3, which translates to MHLKGFGGGGCLRAQITSAMSSAVGPDLAEAPKERCFLSTAEAAALERELLEDYRFGRQQLVEWCGHASAVAVTKVFPLPAHSRKQRTVLVVCGPEQNGAVGLVCARHLRVFEYEPTIFYPTRSLDPLHRDLTTQCEKMDIPFLSYLPTEVQLINNAYRLVVDAVLGPGVEPGKVGGPCMRALATLKLLSIPLVSLDIPSGWDPETGGDAEDGLRPDVLVSLAAPKQCAGRFSGRHHFVAGRFVPDDVRRKFALRLPGYTGTDCIAAL; encoded by the exons ATGCACTTAAAAggctttggtggtggtggttgccTGCGCGCCCAGATCACCTCCGCCATGAGCAGCGCGGTTGGCCCGGACCTAGCGGAGGCACCCAAGGAGCGGTGTTTCCTCAG CACAGCCGAGGCAGCTGCCCTGGAGCGGGAGTTGCTGGAAGATTATCGCTTCGGGCGGCAGCAGCTGGTGGAGTGGTGCGGCCATGCTAGTGCCGTGGCTGTGACCAAG GTGTTCCCTTTGCCTGCCCACTCCCGGAAGCAGAGGACGGTGCTAGTCGTGTGCGGCCCGGAGCAGAATGGGGCAGTGGGGCTGGTCTGTGCCCGGCACCTGCGGGTGTTT GAGTACGAACCAACCATCTTCTACCCCACACGCTCACTGGACCCGCTGCACCGGGACCTAACTACCCAGTGTGAGAAGATGGACATCCCCTTCCTGTCCTATCTGCCCACGGAG gtcCAGCTCATCAACAACGCCTACAGACTGGTGGTGGACGCCGTGCTGGGCCCCGGTGTGGAGCCGGGCAAGGTCGGGGGCCCCTGCATGCGTGCACTGGCCACGCTCAAGCTGCTGTCCATCCCCCTCGTGAGCCTGGACATTCCCTCAG gCTGGGACCCAGAGACCGGCGGCGACGCCGAGGACGGGCTACGACCCGACGTGCTCGTATCGCTGGCGGCGCCCAAGCAATGCGCCGGCCGCTTCTCCGGGCGCCACCACTTCGTGGCCGGCAGGTTCGTGCCCGACGACGTGCGCCGAAAGTTCGCTCTGCGCCTGCCGGGGTACACGGGCACCGACTGCATCGCGGCGCTTTGA
- the NDUFA13 gene encoding NADH dehydrogenase [ubiquinone] 1 alpha subcomplex subunit 13 — protein MAASKVKQDMPPLGGYGPIDYKRNLPRRGLSGYSMFAVGIGTLLFGYWSMMKWNRERRRLQIEDFEARIALMPLLQAEKDRRVLQMLRENLEEEAIVMKDVPDWKVGESVFHTTRWVTPMMGELYGLRTNEEILRATYGFRWYT, from the exons ATGGCGGCGTCGAAGGTGAAGCAGGACATGCCCCCGCTGGGGGGCTACGGCCCTATCGACTACAAGCGGAACCTTCCGCGTCGGGGACTGTCGG gcTACAGCATGTTCGCCGTGGGCATCGGGACCTTGCTCTTTGGGTACTGGAGCATGATGAAGTGGAACCGCGAACGCAG GCGCCTGCAGATCGAAGACTTCGAGGCCCGCATTGCACTGATGCCTCTGTTGCAGGCAGAGAAGGACCGGAG GGTTCTCCAGATGCTTCGGGAGAACTTGGAGGAGGAGGCGATCGTTATGAAGGACGTGCCGGATTGGAAG GTAGGCGAGTCTGTGTTCCACACAACGCGCTGGGTGACCCCCATGATGGGCGAGCTCTACGGGCTGCGCACGAACGAGGAGATTCTCCGCGCCACCTATGGCTTCAGGTGGTACACGTAG
- the TSSK6 gene encoding testis-specific serine/threonine-protein kinase 6: protein MSGDKLLSELGYKLGRTIGEGSYSKVKVATSKKYKGTVAIKVVDRRRAPPDFVNKFLPRELSILRGVRHPHIVHVFEFIEVCNGKLYIVMEAAATDLLQAVQRNGRIPGGQARDLFAQIAGAVRYLHDHHLVHRDLKCENVLLSPDERRVKLTDFGFGRQAHGYPDLSTTYCGSAAYASPEVLLGIPYDPKKYDIWSLGVVLYVMVTGCMPFDDSDIAGLPRRQKRGVLYPDGLELSERCKALIAELLQFSPAARPSASQVARNCWLRSEDSG, encoded by the coding sequence ATGTCGGGCGACAAGCTTCTGAGCGAACTCGGCTACAAACTGGGCCGCACGATAGGCGAGGGCAGTTACTCCAAGGTGAAGGTGGCTACGTCCAAGAAATACAAGGGCACGGTGGCCATCAAGGTGGTGGACCGGCGGCGCGCGCCGCCAGACTTTGTCAACAAGTTCCTGCCACGCGAGTTGTCCATCCTTCGGGGCGTGCGGCACCCGCACATTGTGCACGTCTTCGAGTTCATCGAGGTGTGCAACGGGAAGCTGTACATCGTGATGGAGGCGGCCGCCACCGACCTACTGCAGGCTGTGCAGCGAAACGGGCGCATCCCCGGGGGGCAAGCGCGCGACCTCTTCGCGCAGATCGCCGGTGCTGTGCGCTACCTGCACGACCACCACCTGGTGCACCGCGACCTCAAGTGCGAAAACGTGCTGCTGAGCCCTGATGAACGCCGCGTCAAGCTCACCGACTTCGGCTTCGGCCGTCAGGCGCATGGCTACCCCGATCTGAGCACCACCTACTGCGGCTCAGCCGCCTACGCGTCGCCCGAGGTACTCCTCGGCATCCCCTACGACCCCAAGAAGTACGACATATGGAGCCTGGGTGTTGTGCTCTACGTCATGGTCACCGGGTGTATGCCCTTCGACGACTCCGACATCGCCGGTCTGCCCCGGCGTCAGAAGCGCGGCGTTCTCTACCCCGATGGCCTCGAGCTGTCTGAGCGCTGCAAGGCCCTAATAGCCGAGTTGCTGCAGTTCAGCCCGGCGGCCAGGCCCTCCGCGAGCCAAGTAGCGCGCAACTGCTGGCTGCGTTCGGAGGACTCCGGCTAG